The DNA segment ATATTCTTGTGTGCTTACAGAAGAAGAGGTCGTGagagtaatttttttaaaggagGGGTACGACAGTGATGTCGGAATTATTGATACTATTATCGTTCTTGGTGTGGTGCTTGTGACAGGTGTTTCTACTTTAGATGCATTTTTGATATATCTGAGGACAGTTGGTTCGTGAGACGGTTTCAATTTTGTATCTACAATCGTTAGTTCACCTTTTTGAGTAGGTCTTATCCAAATTTCTTTCGGTTTGAACTTATTGGTGGCTGGTAGGATTTTTGAAATAACTTCGGGTTTCTTTGTTGTAGTAATTCTTGTTGTTTTATATACTGCGTGAGTATTTTTAAGCGTTGGCATAGAGGTAGAAGTTGGTGCTGTGGTGCCATATGATgtagatttatatttttgtaccggTATTGTAGAATTTGTGGCTGATTCTGTTATAGTATTTCTTAAATCGGGAGTTTTCATGATATTGTATATAGGTTCTAAAATACTTTGCTTGATTCTTTCCTCTACTAAAGATGTTGTTTTATGCCAAGGATGTAATGTCGCATTAGTGTAAATCATTTGTGTCTGCGTTGTAGTTGATATTGTTGGGTGAATTGCATTAGTTTTGTCATCTAAAACTCCTGATTGTTCTGTTTTCACTACTGAAATGTTGTTTTCAATGGTCGTGGTATATATATCATTCAGTTCAGTTtcatttttccttttttcagtAGTAATTCTCATTAAATGCGTACTGGAATCAGACGTTACAACATTCGGACGTTCTgtgctagctttttccgtttcaTCTAATCCAGCCAATATGTCAGAATTATTTAAGATTGGTATCAATTTAGTAGTTGTTGAAGATACTGGTGGCACTGTGGTGGTTGTTATCGTCTCTGGATGAGTTGATGTCGTCACAGGGTCTAGCTTGGTCGTTAATATAGTTTCAGCTGCACTAGTACTTTGTGCGGTAGTCAATAAGTTCTCATCCTGTTCATAAGCTACAGTTAGCGACTTCGGTACAGTTAAAGTGCTTGTGGTTAGTATATTTTCCCGTTCCGTAGTACTTGATGGGATAGGGGGAGATGATTTAATCTCGCAACTGAAAGAATGGGaccaatttatttaaaatatttaataataaaagattGTATCTTTGAATTCAAGTGGTAACCCACCTCTCACCTTGCCATCCCTCCTGGCACAGGCATTGTCCATTGGTCGGAGAGCACTTGCCATGTACACAATCCTTGCAGGTATACGTACAATTTGGGCCCCATTTATTTAGTGGACAATCTGTGAAGAAccatttgatatatttttggaAGCGTTTTACCTTCGATATGAATATTAACATTTCAACACCTTTTTTagaaactaattaaaatatatatcatGAAAATGGTATCGCCTATTTGGCGCACAATAAGCGACTGAGGGATGTGTTTATAAAATTGGTTTCCATAActgtatttttaaacaattcATGTTTCTGTTGTTGTGTTTATGTTACAGAATATTGTTTAGTGTAAAAAAGgtgatataggtaggtaggctATACAAAAGAATGACGTGATTTCTAAGAATAGAAATAAACCAGTACTGTTAGGAAAACGTGTTATTGGATTATTTTAGATCTGATATTTTGCTGGTGGATATTTTACTTACCCAGGGTACATTTGTGTCCAGTTTTACCGCTGGGACAGACCGGGATGCACGTGATATCCTTCATTTTGTATCCAGGACAACAAACCGCTACTTCCGCAGTTCTTTCCTCATtctgaaaaacaaaatatatattttatggctTACATTACCAAAAAAATAGTTCCTCTAAGAATCATCCCATAGGATGGAAGCTGTTAAATTATGTTTCAGTAATAACCCTTCACCTCAGCAGACCTTACCTAAtccattaagtacttattgcacaatttatttattgaagcAGAAAAACTATTTATGAATTCAactcacataattataacagcttatattttataaagttacCTACTTGAATAAACTAGA comes from the Plutella xylostella chromosome 9, ilPluXylo3.1, whole genome shotgun sequence genome and includes:
- the LOC105383303 gene encoding uncharacterized protein LOC105383303 isoform X2 translates to MLLVSDARGSRAGLWWAAAVVALAAQVACLHGPNVCIQQQKYNVTKRVKYRAPMSVRSYEWCFAVPPRCSRWTTEMRDLTRLENEERTAEVAVCCPGYKMKDITCIPVCPSGKTGHKCTLDCPLNKWGPNCTYTCKDCVHGKCSPTNGQCLCQEGWQGESCEIKSSPPIPSSTTERENILTTSTLTVPKSLTVAYEQDENLLTTAQSTSAAETILTTKLDPVTTSTHPETITTTTVPPVSSTTTKLIPILNNSDILAGLDETEKASTERPNVVTSDSSTHLMRITTEKRKNETELNDIYTTTIENNISVVKTEQSGVLDDKTNAIHPTISTTTQTQMIYTNATLHPWHKTTSLVEERIKQSILEPIYNIMKTPDLRNTITESATNSTIPVQKYKSTSYGTTAPTSTSMPTLKNTHAVYKTTRITTTKKPEVISKILPATNKFKPKEIWIRPTQKEPEHITAMIDDKGTKTSSLDLISLLSIAGGVMMSIITVAVIIVMIERCRRPKYEDIRRANQLHMKTMMDTNGPPPSYSRRGFHAPLPDPPTLDKSCHYQPISTLDRNLKQFMRPVTVQAISPIMIENFRGILECHYDHLPQRRQFEENINTAPSMSSPHEPLYTQLSQMNSIQHEARLEVLDPSLNEPLYAEIPCWRPPSEHAIEILTINSEAVTEL
- the LOC105383303 gene encoding protein draper isoform X4; the encoded protein is MLLVSDARGSRAGLWWAAAVVALAAQVACLHGPNVCIQQQKYNVTKRVKYRAPMSVRSYEWCFAVPPRCSRWTTEMRDLTRLENEERTAEVAVCCPGYKMKDITCIPVCPSGKTGHKCTLDCPLNKWGPNCTYTCKDCVHGKCSPTNGQCLCQEGWQVARLNHLPLSHQVLRNGKIY